The sequence below is a genomic window from Lelliottia sp. JS-SCA-14.
GGGTGACGCCTGCGCGACGGTTGCCGGTTGATAAACGGGCGTTGACTCAGGCGCAGAAGGGGGGGCGGGTATTGGAAGTGCCGGTTCGCTGGCTGGCGTCACCTCAGGGTCGGTAAACAGCGCCAGCAGACGTAACGTCGGCAAAAAGCCGGGAGCGCTGTCTCCCAGGGAGTCCGCCAGCAGCGCGGACAACGTTTGTAGCTGCAAACGTGCTTGTGACAGGGAGGCTATGTCATTATCTCCCCCGTCGCGCCACGCGTTTTGCATCGCCTGAACCGTGGCTTCCGGCAGAGCGCTCTCATCACGCGGGATGGCGAGCGCGCGCTCGATATCTTTCACCAGACATTGCGTTCCCACCACTTTTGGCAGGGGATAGTGGCGAATATCGTTGAGCAGGCCGCTGTGATCGTCGAGTTCGTTCAGGGCATTGGCGCGCAGCAGTGGCTCAAACTCGCCTTCATCGTGCAGCAGCGGATAAAGCTCATTCGGCCATTGCTGAAGTAACGCCAGCAGCGCCTGAAATCCTTCGCTGAGAGCCCGTAAACCCGTTGTTCGCAGGCGGCAGCGAATCAGGATGATGATCAGGCGGATATCGCGCGATTTAGCCAGCAGCGCGTGACAATCGCGTTCGATGTCCGCCCAGTTAACGGGGTTGGCCGTCTCAGTAAACTGGCCATACTCCGCCTCAAGCCGGGGCTGTAGTCGCGACTGAAGTAAAACAAATGCCGGGTTGTACTCCAGATCCTCGCCGCAGGGTGACGGGCCGGGGATCGGCTCAAGTAAGTGCTGGTAATAATCCATATAGCGTGGCTCGCTCCATCGGGGGTTAAAACTGGTAGTGTTCCGGTTCGAAACTCATGCCGGAGACGGGCTTATCGCGATCGTGTCGCGCCAACCAGCTGGCGTATCCCAGCTGGTGGCTACCGTTCAGGGTGGCCTGGGGCATTTCGTCGGCACGCAGGATCAACTGGACGTCCCAGGCAAATTCATAGCCGGTGAAATTTCTGACCCATTCACACAGCACCGGAAGATCCTCTCCCCAGGGACTGAATCCCATGTACTGCGCCAGCGTCAGAGGGCCGAGCGTGAGACGAAATTTATGCTGACGATCCT
It includes:
- a CDS encoding ImpA family type VI secretion system protein — encoded protein: MDYYQHLLEPIPGPSPCGEDLEYNPAFVLLQSRLQPRLEAEYGQFTETANPVNWADIERDCHALLAKSRDIRLIIILIRCRLRTTGLRALSEGFQALLALLQQWPNELYPLLHDEGEFEPLLRANALNELDDHSGLLNDIRHYPLPKVVGTQCLVKDIERALAIPRDESALPEATVQAMQNAWRDGGDNDIASLSQARLQLQTLSALLADSLGDSAPGFLPTLRLLALFTDPEVTPASEPALPIPAPPSAPESTPVYQPATVAQASPAKEITSRAQAFATLNAVQAWFMGAEPGSPVILLLDFAIKTSGKTFSELLQLLPVEIVAHLTNEGKE